CAAGGAGTTGACGTGACAGTCGGATTTGAAGATGCCTCCAGGGCGGATATCGGCTTTCTTCTTAGCTTATCAAAGGAACTAAAAAGAGCAGGTGTGGAGATCATACGGATTGCAGATACCGTTGGGGTTTTAACTCCAAGCCGTACTATGGAGCTGATTAGAACCCTTGTATCCAATACAGATTTAACAATAGAAGTACATATTCATAACGACTTGGGTATGGCAGTGGCCAATTCATTAACCGGAGCGAAGGCCGGAGCAAAACTCATTGATTGCACTTTGTTTGGCATTGGGGAACGTACTGGCAATTGCAATCTGTATGATTTTGTTCATGCTGCCGATCCCATCTTCGATTTCGGTATGACAAAAAAGCAAATCAAATCAATTGAGGAACAGGTTTATGATATGTTAAAAAACATATTTATTTAAGCTAACTTCCTAAATAATTCACATACATATGGACGCCCTACGGTATCATTCCGCCGTGGGGTTGTTCATTTTTTTATATGAATTTCGTAAATAGATATTATGTATGTTTATATAATCTTACAAAAAATTATAAAAATATGTAAATTAAACTACTATTATGTAGAAGAATATGGTAAAATATATGAAAGAAATGGATAACGGAAAGGAGAATAAAGAATGATGAGGATTTCTAATGCGAATTATAATTCCAGTGCAAAATCCTTCAGGATGAACCAATCAATGGGGAAAGACTCATATAGTAAGAATATTCAGAATCAGATAGCAAACAAGCAGAAAGAACTGCAAAATCTGGCTAAAGCGGAAGATATGTCTGTCGAAGAAAAATTAAAGAAAAAACAAGAAATTGAAAAAGAAATTGCAGATTTAACTCTTCAACTTCGCCAGCATCAGATTGAACAGCGAAACAAACAACAGCAGCAGAAGAACTCATCTAAGGATGATTCTCTAGCTGCGTCGAAGAGTAAACAGACTGCTCAGAAAGAAGGAACTGGCATATCACAAGCCAGCATGAAAGCAATAATATCTGCAGATTCTTCGATGAAACAGGCACAGGTACAGGGTAGTGCTGCAACAAAACTAAATGGAAGAGCCGGTGTACTGGAAGCAGAAATCA
The nucleotide sequence above comes from Variimorphobacter saccharofermentans. Encoded proteins:
- a CDS encoding beta/alpha barrel domain-containing protein, with protein sequence MKEVRYIVDTTLRDGEQSPGIALLPEDKVKIAGLLDELGVYEIEAGVPILSETEEEGICRIIENKKNAKISVWSRMNVEDVKRSIVCKPDIIHIGTPVSYIQIYSKLKKNKNWIIRNILECVEVAKNQGVDVTVGFEDASRADIGFLLSLSKELKRAGVEIIRIADTVGVLTPSRTMELIRTLVSNTDLTIEVHIHNDLGMAVANSLTGAKAGAKLIDCTLFGIGERTGNCNLYDFVHAADPIFDFGMTKKQIKSIEEQVYDMLKNIFI
- a CDS encoding FlxA-like family protein; amino-acid sequence: MMRISNANYNSSAKSFRMNQSMGKDSYSKNIQNQIANKQKELQNLAKAEDMSVEEKLKKKQEIEKEIADLTLQLRQHQIEQRNKQQQQKNSSKDDSLAASKSKQTAQKEGTGISQASMKAIISADSSMKQAQVQGSAATKLNGRAGVLEAEIKQDKAREVNTERKEAELSDIQDKIQTTVSSQMSTLSDAIETINEAASEERDSEKTEAKKTEQSKDSRTIEKDDSDDQLQTDNSKNTEKIATAAGNDEKVTTSQLINYTSVDILL